A single Coraliomargarita sinensis DNA region contains:
- a CDS encoding NADH-quinone oxidoreductase subunit C: MAESDLALLQERFDYLTERESADHLAVNCPADKLIEFCTALRDEFGYDMLMDVTAVDWDAQSPRFTGIYHFLSTTKHVYLRVASDCPDDINPTLPSLCDLYAAANWHERETFDLMGIRYEGHPNLRRILMWDEYPYHPLRKEFPLAGIDVPLPAADVAEQTKASVIPAPMMGGPFVSSGDGPMSQTEPRARDESWTEKKEKPTD, from the coding sequence ATGGCTGAGAGCGATTTGGCTCTATTGCAGGAGCGGTTTGACTATCTCACCGAGCGGGAGTCTGCCGACCACCTCGCGGTGAATTGCCCGGCCGACAAGCTGATCGAGTTCTGCACCGCACTGCGCGATGAGTTCGGCTATGACATGCTCATGGATGTGACCGCAGTGGACTGGGATGCACAAAGCCCCCGTTTCACCGGAATCTACCACTTTCTTTCGACGACGAAGCACGTTTACCTGCGGGTGGCCTCGGATTGTCCGGACGATATCAATCCGACCTTGCCATCGCTTTGCGATCTTTACGCCGCAGCCAACTGGCACGAGCGCGAGACCTTTGACTTGATGGGCATTCGCTACGAGGGGCACCCCAACTTGCGCCGCATTCTTATGTGGGACGAGTATCCTTACCACCCGCTGCGTAAAGAATTCCCGCTCGCCGGGATCGATGTGCCGCTTCCTGCGGCCGATGTGGCCGAGCAAACCAAGGCTTCCGTCATTCCCGCGCCCATGATGGGCGGCCCGTTCGTCTCTTCCGGCGACGGCCCGATGAGTCAGACCGAGCCCCGCGCCCGCGACGAGAGCTGGACGGAAAAGAAGGAGAAACCAACCGACTAA
- the nuoB gene encoding NADH-quinone oxidoreductase subunit NuoB: MDQKTVAYDSKVEGEVIVTQADAVINWIRKNSVWPMPMGLACCAIELMAAGGSRFDMARFGMEVMRFSPRQADCMIVAGTVTYKMAEVVRRIYEQMAEPKWVVAMGACASTGGMYRSYATMQGVDRIVPVDVYVSGCPPRPEALLDAMIKLQDKIGRESAVKNLTARKANGATPAPEMAGVGKDS; encoded by the coding sequence ATGGACCAAAAAACAGTAGCTTATGACAGCAAAGTTGAAGGTGAAGTGATTGTCACCCAAGCAGATGCTGTCATCAACTGGATCCGCAAGAATTCAGTCTGGCCCATGCCCATGGGTCTAGCCTGCTGCGCGATCGAGCTGATGGCTGCCGGCGGTTCGCGTTTTGATATGGCCCGTTTCGGCATGGAGGTGATGCGCTTTTCGCCCCGTCAGGCCGATTGCATGATCGTTGCCGGGACCGTGACCTACAAGATGGCCGAAGTCGTGCGCCGTATCTATGAGCAGATGGCCGAGCCCAAGTGGGTCGTGGCCATGGGTGCCTGCGCCAGCACCGGCGGCATGTATCGCTCCTACGCCACCATGCAGGGGGTGGACCGAATCGTCCCTGTCGATGTCTATGTCAGTGGTTGCCCGCCGCGCCCTGAAGCCCTTCTCGATGCAATGATTAAACTGCAGGACAAGATTGGCCGCGAATCCGCGGTCAAAAACTTGACTGCCCGAAAGGCCAACGGAGCTACCCCAGCCCCGGAAATGGCCGGAGTTGGAAAGGACAGCTGA
- a CDS encoding FmdB family zinc ribbon protein, whose translation MPTYLYQEILPNGDDGECFEVIQRMSDAPLKTHPQTGNPVRKVFVAPNLPTKYTEAATKSKLTNENVEKHGFTRYEKDKVSGKYHKTAGKDKRAPDVVNANKLREMQQKGIL comes from the coding sequence ATGCCCACTTATTTATATCAGGAAATTCTGCCCAACGGTGACGACGGGGAATGCTTTGAGGTCATCCAAAGGATGTCGGATGCGCCTCTCAAAACGCATCCACAGACGGGAAACCCTGTGCGCAAGGTTTTCGTCGCCCCGAATCTGCCGACAAAATACACTGAAGCCGCGACAAAGAGCAAACTGACCAACGAAAACGTCGAAAAACACGGCTTTACCCGCTACGAGAAAGACAAAGTAAGCGGGAAATACCATAAGACCGCCGGTAAAGACAAACGGGCCCCCGATGTAGTCAACGCCAACAAGCTGCGGGAAATGCAGCAAAAGGGCATCCTTTAG
- a CDS encoding fructosamine kinase family protein, with amino-acid sequence MDPALKQKLGDAISEARGTEFHVSSARPQGGGCINEAWIVGDGENSYFVKLNTSDKLFMFEAESEALGEIGASLTIPVPRPVAHGTASKRSFLVLEALPMGSPKDGSWQAMGQKLAQLHRTTADRFGWHRDNVIGSTPQYNPWTERWADFFREQRLRPQLELARQKGDHYARADQLLDRVDSLLEGHRPAPSLLHGDLWSGNAGFLEDGSPVIYDPATYYGDRETDLAFSEFFGGFSPDFYRAYEEEWPLPPGYERRKILYNLYHVLNHANLFGGGYAGQAESMIRQLLT; translated from the coding sequence GTGGACCCCGCACTCAAGCAGAAGCTCGGCGACGCCATTTCCGAGGCCCGCGGGACAGAATTCCATGTTTCATCGGCCCGCCCGCAGGGCGGCGGCTGCATCAACGAAGCCTGGATCGTCGGCGACGGGGAAAACAGCTATTTCGTCAAACTGAACACGAGCGACAAACTGTTCATGTTCGAAGCGGAATCCGAGGCTCTCGGGGAAATTGGCGCCAGCCTAACTATCCCAGTGCCCCGGCCGGTCGCCCACGGTACCGCCTCAAAACGGAGTTTCCTGGTCCTCGAAGCGCTCCCCATGGGTTCCCCGAAAGACGGAAGCTGGCAGGCCATGGGCCAAAAGCTCGCCCAACTCCATCGAACGACCGCCGATCGATTTGGCTGGCACCGTGACAATGTGATCGGCTCGACCCCGCAATATAATCCCTGGACCGAGCGATGGGCCGATTTCTTTCGAGAGCAGCGACTGCGTCCCCAACTCGAGCTGGCACGGCAAAAGGGCGACCACTATGCCCGCGCGGATCAACTCCTCGACCGCGTCGACTCGCTCCTTGAAGGCCATCGTCCAGCCCCCTCCCTCCTCCACGGCGACCTCTGGTCGGGCAATGCGGGTTTCCTGGAGGATGGCTCCCCCGTCATCTATGATCCGGCGACCTATTATGGCGACCGCGAGACCGACCTCGCCTTCAGCGAATTCTTTGGCGGCTTCTCTCCGGACTTTTACCGCGCCTATGAAGAAGAGTGGCCGCTGCCTCCCGGTTACGAGAGGAGAAAAATCCTCTATAACCTCTACCACGTGCTCAATCACGCCAATCTCTTCGGCGGGGGCTATGCCGGACAGGCGGAGAGTATGATCCGGCAGTTGCTGACATAA
- the ahcY gene encoding adenosylhomocysteinase, whose amino-acid sequence MSTDTLTETKTDYKVKDINLADFGQKEIEIAQHEMPGLMATREKYAGEQPLKGVRVMGSLHMTVQTAVLIETLQALGADVRWCSCNIFSTQDHAAAYVAKNLGVPVFAWKGETLEEYWWCTEQALTWPDGSGPQLIVDDGGDATLLIHKGYELENGSDWVESESGSMEEQVIKSLLKKIHAEKPDHWHNVVKEWKGVSEETTTGVHRLYEMHKAGKLLVPAINVNDSVTKSKFDNLYGCRESLIDGIKRATDVMISGKVGVVCGYGDVGKGCAAALKGMGAQVVVTEVDPICALQAAMEGYRVLTVEDTLGWGDIYVTTTGNYGIITADHMSKMKDQAIVCNIGHFDNEIEVDKLNDMPGVDVDSIKPDNEGAVDKYTFSDGRSIYLLAKGRLVNLGCATGHPSFVMSNSFTNQALAQIELWKQVEKYTPGVYILPKHIDEEVARLHLEKIGCKLTKLSKEQAAYIGVEPGGPYKSDHYRY is encoded by the coding sequence ATGAGCACAGACACACTGACAGAAACCAAGACCGATTATAAGGTGAAGGATATCAACCTCGCCGACTTCGGTCAGAAAGAAATTGAGATCGCCCAGCACGAGATGCCGGGTTTGATGGCCACCCGCGAGAAGTATGCGGGCGAGCAGCCGCTAAAGGGTGTCCGTGTGATGGGCTCGTTGCACATGACGGTGCAAACCGCGGTGCTCATTGAGACGCTTCAGGCACTTGGTGCCGATGTGCGCTGGTGCTCCTGCAATATCTTTTCCACCCAGGACCATGCCGCGGCCTACGTCGCCAAGAATCTCGGGGTGCCGGTCTTCGCCTGGAAGGGCGAGACGCTGGAAGAATACTGGTGGTGCACGGAGCAGGCGCTGACCTGGCCCGACGGCTCTGGCCCACAGCTGATTGTTGACGACGGCGGTGACGCCACCCTCCTCATCCACAAGGGCTACGAGCTTGAGAATGGAAGCGACTGGGTGGAGAGCGAATCCGGGAGCATGGAGGAGCAGGTAATCAAATCACTTCTCAAAAAGATTCACGCCGAGAAACCGGATCACTGGCACAACGTGGTCAAAGAATGGAAGGGCGTTTCCGAGGAGACGACGACCGGTGTGCACCGACTCTACGAAATGCACAAAGCGGGCAAGTTGCTTGTGCCGGCGATCAACGTCAACGACTCGGTCACCAAGTCCAAGTTCGACAATCTTTACGGCTGCCGCGAGTCGCTCATCGACGGTATCAAGCGTGCGACTGACGTCATGATCTCCGGTAAGGTCGGGGTCGTCTGTGGTTACGGCGATGTCGGTAAGGGCTGTGCGGCCGCCCTCAAGGGCATGGGCGCCCAAGTCGTGGTCACCGAGGTCGATCCGATTTGTGCTCTGCAAGCGGCCATGGAAGGCTATCGTGTTCTCACGGTGGAAGACACGCTCGGCTGGGGCGATATCTATGTCACCACGACCGGGAATTACGGCATTATCACCGCGGACCATATGTCGAAGATGAAAGACCAGGCGATTGTCTGTAACATCGGTCACTTCGACAACGAGATCGAGGTCGATAAGCTCAACGACATGCCCGGTGTCGACGTGGATTCAATCAAGCCCGACAACGAGGGCGCGGTAGACAAATACACCTTCTCCGACGGGCGGAGCATCTACCTGCTCGCGAAAGGCCGGCTGGTCAACCTCGGTTGCGCGACCGGGCACCCGTCGTTCGTGATGTCGAACAGCTTCACCAATCAGGCACTGGCCCAGATCGAGCTCTGGAAGCAGGTCGAGAAATACACGCCGGGTGTTTACATCCTGCCCAAGCACATCGACGAGGAAGTCGCCCGCCTCCACCTCGAGAAGATCGGCTGCAAGCTGACCAAGCTGAGCAAGGAGCAGGCCGCCTACATCGGCGTCGAGCCCGGCGGACCCTACAAGTCGGATCACTACCGCTACTAA
- the metK gene encoding methionine adenosyltransferase — MSKNFIFSSESVGEGHPDKVSDYISDSILDACLEQDPKSRVACETLVKSNCVVLAGEITTDAKLNYEEIVRQAIRDIGYVHDDDVFHADKVFISNILTAQSSDIAQGVNAAAAEGKETEEQGAGDQGIMFGYACKQTTELMPAPVMFAHRLLREMAHQRKEIKVPWLRPDVKSQVALEYIDGQPVSIKNVVISTQHAEDVTHSEIREFCIEEVIRKVLPAELLKDETEFLINPTGKFVIGGPQGDAGLTGRKIIVDTYGGWARHGGGAFSGKDPSKVDRSAAYFTRWVAKNIVAAGLAEACELEVAYAIGHPYPTSIHVDTFGTGTVDDGKIAAAAQKVFSFKPADIVSQLDLLRPIYRESTHYGHFAKEGLPWESTAKAEELKAEL, encoded by the coding sequence ATGAGCAAAAATTTCATCTTTTCATCCGAGTCGGTCGGCGAAGGTCACCCCGACAAAGTATCCGATTATATTTCGGATAGTATCCTGGATGCCTGCCTCGAGCAGGATCCCAAGAGCCGCGTTGCCTGCGAAACGCTGGTCAAGAGCAACTGTGTGGTGTTGGCCGGTGAGATCACCACCGACGCGAAGCTTAATTACGAGGAGATCGTCCGCCAGGCAATTCGTGATATCGGCTACGTCCACGACGACGATGTGTTTCACGCCGACAAGGTATTTATTTCCAACATCCTGACGGCCCAGTCTTCGGACATCGCCCAAGGGGTGAATGCCGCTGCTGCGGAAGGCAAAGAGACGGAAGAGCAGGGGGCCGGCGACCAGGGTATCATGTTCGGCTATGCCTGTAAGCAAACCACAGAGCTGATGCCGGCACCGGTCATGTTCGCGCACCGCCTCCTCCGGGAAATGGCTCATCAGCGCAAGGAAATTAAAGTGCCCTGGTTGCGTCCGGACGTGAAGAGTCAGGTCGCGTTGGAATACATCGACGGCCAGCCGGTCAGCATCAAGAATGTCGTCATCTCGACCCAACATGCCGAGGATGTGACGCACTCCGAGATTCGCGAGTTCTGCATCGAGGAGGTCATCCGCAAGGTGCTGCCGGCGGAGCTGCTCAAGGATGAAACGGAATTTCTCATCAACCCGACCGGTAAGTTTGTTATCGGTGGCCCGCAGGGCGATGCTGGTCTGACCGGCCGGAAGATTATCGTCGATACTTATGGCGGCTGGGCCCGTCACGGTGGTGGCGCCTTCTCGGGCAAGGACCCTTCCAAGGTCGACCGCTCCGCCGCTTACTTCACCCGCTGGGTGGCCAAGAACATCGTCGCGGCCGGCCTGGCCGAGGCCTGTGAGCTGGAAGTGGCCTACGCCATCGGGCACCCGTACCCGACCAGTATCCACGTCGATACCTTCGGCACTGGAACGGTGGACGACGGTAAGATCGCCGCCGCCGCGCAGAAGGTATTCAGCTTCAAGCCGGCCGACATTGTCAGCCAGCTTGACCTGCTTCGGCCGATCTATCGCGAGTCCACCCACTACGGCCACTTCGCCAAGGAAGGCTTGCCCTGGGAATCGACCGCCAAGGCCGAGGAGCTCAAGGCGGAACTGTAA
- a CDS encoding helix-turn-helix transcriptional regulator produces MSNENTPSWNFLTNHSHVLICLARNAEQPLREVALSVGITERAVQRIVAELEEAGYLERMRVGRQNCYLIHTEGRLRHPLEAHRTIGALLDVVVPRPTKRIDLGGHGSEI; encoded by the coding sequence ATGAGCAATGAGAATACGCCCAGCTGGAATTTTCTGACCAATCACTCCCACGTCTTGATTTGCCTGGCGCGCAATGCGGAACAGCCCCTGCGTGAAGTGGCCCTTTCAGTCGGTATCACCGAGCGCGCGGTACAGCGGATCGTCGCGGAGTTGGAAGAGGCGGGCTATTTGGAGCGCATGCGGGTGGGTCGCCAGAATTGCTATCTCATCCACACGGAAGGTCGCCTGAGGCATCCGCTGGAGGCGCACCGGACAATCGGCGCCCTTCTGGATGTGGTGGTGCCGCGACCCACCAAGCGGATTGATTTGGGCGGGCATGGCTCGGAAATATAA
- a CDS encoding alpha-L-fucosidase — MIKIRPLSLARLLGRSFMIYPLVGISSILGQTLEIKKESLEDYNERMQWFADSQYGLFIHMGGYSQLGGIWKGEEAGGYSEWIQGRAKIDRDEYAEIALQFNPEQFDADLIVNNARDAGMTYLVITAKHHEGFCLWDSAYTEYDIASTPTGDRDILQELKDACAKYGIRFGLYYSIIDWHHPSQARPFEVGKEGWSGKTVIVDERKQEYVDYQRNQVLELVEKYDPVVLWFDGDWADWWTLEDGISLYNQIREADADVIVNNRVAKRGKFELDYVTQEQKHFDKAFAKHWEGCYTMNKSWGYKKNDDNWKSPETVYNKLKDINEKGGVLLLNVGPDGNGVVQDEAWEILRETATLLEKNPITKRIPTITEVPGVSLKEPAKDKTDIDG, encoded by the coding sequence ATGATCAAGATTCGCCCACTCTCCCTCGCCCGGCTTCTCGGCCGCAGCTTCATGATTTATCCGCTTGTCGGGATCAGCTCCATCCTTGGTCAGACACTTGAGATCAAAAAAGAGTCACTGGAAGACTACAACGAGCGGATGCAGTGGTTCGCCGATTCCCAGTACGGCCTTTTCATCCACATGGGAGGATACTCTCAACTGGGAGGCATTTGGAAGGGCGAAGAGGCGGGAGGTTATTCTGAATGGATTCAGGGCCGGGCGAAAATCGATCGCGACGAGTATGCCGAAATCGCCCTGCAATTTAACCCGGAACAATTCGACGCGGATCTGATCGTCAACAACGCCCGGGACGCTGGCATGACCTACCTGGTGATCACGGCGAAACACCACGAGGGATTTTGCCTTTGGGACAGCGCTTACACCGAGTACGACATCGCCAGTACGCCGACCGGTGACCGCGACATCCTACAGGAGCTCAAGGATGCCTGCGCCAAATACGGCATCCGCTTCGGACTCTACTACAGTATCATTGACTGGCATCACCCCAGCCAAGCACGCCCCTTTGAAGTCGGTAAAGAAGGCTGGTCCGGCAAGACGGTTATTGTCGACGAGCGCAAGCAGGAGTATGTCGATTACCAGCGTAATCAGGTCCTTGAACTGGTCGAAAAGTACGATCCGGTCGTGCTCTGGTTCGACGGCGACTGGGCGGACTGGTGGACGCTCGAAGACGGCATCTCCCTTTACAACCAGATCCGTGAGGCGGATGCGGACGTTATCGTCAATAACCGGGTCGCAAAGCGCGGCAAATTCGAACTCGACTACGTCACCCAGGAACAAAAGCACTTCGACAAAGCTTTCGCCAAACATTGGGAAGGTTGCTACACCATGAATAAGTCCTGGGGCTACAAAAAGAACGACGACAACTGGAAGTCTCCGGAGACGGTTTATAACAAGCTGAAGGATATAAATGAAAAAGGCGGCGTCCTGCTCCTGAATGTCGGCCCTGATGGAAACGGCGTCGTCCAGGACGAAGCATGGGAGATACTTCGAGAAACCGCGACACTATTGGAAAAGAACCCCATCACGAAAAGGATCCCGACGATCACCGAGGTGCCCGGGGTAAGCTTGAAAGAACCCGCCAAAGACAAGACCGATATCGACGGATAG
- a CDS encoding alpha-L-fucosidase yields MKYLLSSICLIFVLFNLQANPGLDLKDRSNDPVRVEQFMDWGMGMFIHWGLDAELGSVISHSMVGASEDYLERYINELPKYFDPDDYDPEEWVRLAKLAGFKYMVLTTKHHSGFCLWPTKTTDFSVANTPYKKDIVKAYVKACRKYDMKVGFYFSPEDFWFLHQQGHVIRRKGADYVGISNNPELLAYNKRQVKELFTKYGPIDVAFLDAFDNTAIRDYIHQLQPQCIVTRGEMETPEQNIPNQPLAGPWESCFTLGSQWQFKPTNENYKSGEQLIEMLIDIRAKGGNLLINMGPEPSGRIPFEQERRFRELGLWMFVNGEAIHNIRPCPVIGEGELYFTRPKDEPDTVYIIIPQGEERWRRGQRREYTLQSLAPHGEMKISVLGQNDQVVEYRPNLKPESRVEMIEEGLSISVVRAQRLYNNYGWPNPVVVKLEGVKFLENE; encoded by the coding sequence ATGAAGTATCTGCTGAGTAGTATTTGCCTGATTTTTGTTTTGTTTAACCTCCAGGCCAACCCGGGTCTCGATTTAAAAGATCGCAGTAACGATCCCGTGCGGGTCGAGCAATTCATGGATTGGGGCATGGGCATGTTCATCCACTGGGGATTGGATGCCGAGCTCGGCAGTGTCATCTCCCACAGTATGGTCGGGGCCTCGGAGGATTATCTGGAGCGCTACATCAACGAGTTGCCGAAGTATTTCGATCCTGATGACTACGATCCGGAGGAGTGGGTGCGCTTGGCCAAACTGGCCGGCTTCAAGTACATGGTGCTCACGACCAAGCATCACAGCGGCTTCTGCCTCTGGCCGACCAAGACAACCGATTTCTCGGTCGCGAATACGCCCTACAAGAAAGACATCGTCAAAGCCTACGTGAAGGCCTGCCGCAAGTATGACATGAAGGTGGGCTTCTACTTCTCGCCGGAGGACTTTTGGTTTCTGCATCAACAGGGGCATGTCATCCGGCGCAAAGGTGCTGATTATGTCGGTATCTCCAATAACCCTGAGCTGCTGGCCTACAACAAGCGTCAGGTAAAGGAGCTCTTTACCAAATACGGGCCCATCGATGTGGCCTTCCTCGACGCTTTCGACAATACTGCGATTCGCGATTACATCCATCAGCTCCAGCCCCAGTGCATCGTCACCCGCGGGGAAATGGAAACACCCGAACAGAACATCCCCAACCAGCCCCTGGCGGGCCCCTGGGAATCCTGTTTCACGCTTGGCTCCCAATGGCAGTTCAAGCCGACCAACGAAAATTACAAGTCCGGCGAGCAGTTGATCGAAATGCTCATCGATATCCGCGCCAAGGGCGGCAACCTTTTGATCAATATGGGGCCGGAGCCTTCGGGCCGGATCCCCTTTGAGCAGGAGCGGCGCTTCCGGGAGCTGGGCCTCTGGATGTTCGTCAACGGCGAGGCGATACACAATATTCGTCCCTGTCCGGTGATTGGTGAGGGCGAGCTTTACTTCACCCGTCCCAAAGACGAGCCCGATACGGTCTACATCATCATTCCCCAAGGGGAGGAGCGCTGGCGGCGGGGGCAGCGCCGTGAGTATACTCTCCAGTCACTCGCGCCCCACGGAGAGATGAAGATCTCCGTGCTCGGGCAGAATGATCAGGTGGTGGAGTACCGCCCGAACCTGAAGCCTGAGTCCCGCGTCGAAATGATTGAAGAAGGGCTCAGCATCTCGGTGGTCCGGGCTCAGCGCCTTTACAACAACTACGGCTGGCCCAACCCGGTGGTGGTGAAGCTTGAGGGCGTAAAGTTCCTCGAGAACGAATAG
- a CDS encoding sensor histidine kinase has product MKNTGLDKILGRLEDLDSVNLGILVQRLARERKLQETVFNTIQDGILVIDSDGIVQYANDAGLSMIGLKENDIGVTRLWKMVPDLAKSLEKQTGPGKKSSPVYSRELELNYPERRIVRLYMVPIDAQIGQDDSGGYVITISDVTEDKVSMEELIENERTSSIVRLAAGVAHELGNPLNSLTIHLQLIERKLKKLAQDKESAQLAESVQVCQGEVQRLDGIITHFLEAVRPQKPELNELELVQLVEEVLHVQEAELSNRDIEVNIEVNDEIPSVLGDRGQIKQVFFNLVKNAMEAMQPGGRLSILAKKDDDFVYLQFSDTGSGISEEELSKVFQAYYTTKSEGHGLGMMIVQRIMREHGGQITIESRKDVGTAITLQFPQPHRRVKMLEGGNS; this is encoded by the coding sequence ATGAAAAACACCGGACTGGATAAAATTCTCGGGCGGCTGGAAGACCTGGACTCGGTCAATCTGGGGATTCTGGTGCAGCGCCTGGCGCGGGAGCGGAAGCTGCAGGAGACGGTTTTTAATACTATTCAGGACGGTATCCTCGTGATCGATTCCGACGGGATTGTTCAATACGCCAACGATGCCGGGCTTTCCATGATCGGCTTAAAGGAAAATGACATCGGTGTCACCCGTCTCTGGAAAATGGTGCCGGATCTGGCCAAGTCTTTGGAGAAACAGACAGGCCCGGGAAAGAAGTCGTCGCCGGTCTACTCGCGTGAGTTGGAGCTGAACTATCCGGAGCGGCGCATCGTCCGGCTCTACATGGTGCCGATCGACGCCCAGATCGGCCAAGATGACAGTGGCGGCTATGTCATCACCATTTCCGATGTAACGGAGGACAAAGTATCGATGGAAGAGCTGATCGAGAACGAGCGGACCTCATCGATCGTGCGGCTCGCAGCCGGAGTGGCGCATGAGCTGGGCAACCCGCTCAATTCCCTGACCATTCATTTGCAATTGATTGAGAGGAAGCTCAAAAAGCTGGCTCAGGATAAAGAGAGTGCTCAACTGGCGGAGTCCGTTCAGGTTTGCCAGGGGGAGGTCCAGCGCCTGGACGGAATTATTACCCACTTCCTCGAAGCGGTCCGTCCGCAAAAGCCCGAATTAAATGAACTCGAGCTAGTGCAACTCGTGGAAGAGGTCCTGCACGTTCAAGAGGCTGAGCTGAGTAATCGTGATATCGAGGTCAATATTGAGGTGAACGATGAGATCCCTTCGGTGCTGGGGGACCGTGGTCAAATCAAGCAGGTTTTCTTTAATCTGGTGAAGAATGCCATGGAGGCGATGCAGCCGGGTGGGCGCTTGAGTATTCTGGCGAAAAAGGACGATGACTTTGTATATCTGCAGTTCTCCGATACCGGGTCGGGGATCTCGGAGGAGGAACTTTCAAAAGTCTTTCAGGCTTATTACACAACCAAGTCCGAAGGGCATGGCCTGGGCATGATGATTGTGCAACGAATCATGCGCGAGCACGGCGGACAGATTACCATCGAATCGCGCAAAGATGTCGGCACCGCGATCACCCTGCAATTTCCACAGCCGCACCGCCGCGTGAAAATGCTCGAGGGCGGTAATTCCTAG
- a CDS encoding four helix bundle protein, whose amino-acid sequence MSPKFDHEKLKVYQRSLGKFTAPDRCRFFDIARGPALECAAALDVLQRKSLATDGQVHEGKECLLEIVSMLVGLVKNRIPRTGFMRSRPLMVGTWIRIKIKSWSRNTIKSFA is encoded by the coding sequence ATGTCCCCCAAATTCGACCACGAGAAATTAAAAGTATATCAGAGATCACTCGGGAAATTTACAGCTCCGGATCGTTGTCGTTTCTTTGATATTGCGAGAGGGCCTGCCTTGGAGTGTGCTGCCGCACTCGACGTGCTACAGCGAAAGAGTTTAGCAACGGATGGACAGGTGCATGAAGGCAAGGAATGTTTGCTGGAGATTGTTTCTATGCTGGTTGGCCTGGTGAAAAATCGAATTCCTCGGACCGGGTTTATGAGGAGCAGGCCGCTTATGGTGGGAACTTGGATTAGGATTAAGATTAAGAGTTGGAGTAGGAACACAATTAAGAGTTTCGCATGA
- a CDS encoding phosphopantothenoylcysteine decarboxylase produces MSNASSIRCLITAGPTREFLDPVRFISNPSTGKMGFALAEAAVDAGWTVDLVSGPVAFEEPDGAILYPVVTAEEMYHQVDALFDACDILIMTAAVSDFRPKEQLSQKAKKEVADMTVEFERTIDILKTVTERKAHQTVVGFAAETHDVEAYARKKLESKRLDWIVANEVGQAGAGFAADTNEVLLIGADGSFRKIGPTTKSAIAIELIQVLGEARAIVSYS; encoded by the coding sequence ATGTCGAACGCAAGCTCTATTCGCTGTCTTATCACCGCCGGGCCGACCCGCGAGTTTCTCGATCCGGTCCGCTTTATCAGTAATCCCTCCACCGGGAAGATGGGCTTTGCCCTGGCCGAGGCCGCCGTTGATGCCGGTTGGACCGTCGACCTGGTCTCAGGTCCGGTCGCTTTCGAGGAGCCGGACGGTGCCATTCTCTATCCCGTGGTCACGGCCGAGGAAATGTATCATCAGGTGGACGCGCTCTTTGACGCCTGTGATATCTTGATCATGACCGCGGCAGTGAGCGACTTTCGCCCCAAGGAACAGCTCTCGCAGAAAGCGAAGAAGGAGGTGGCTGATATGACGGTTGAGTTCGAACGGACGATTGATATTCTGAAAACCGTAACCGAAAGAAAAGCACATCAAACCGTGGTGGGCTTCGCTGCCGAGACTCATGATGTGGAGGCCTATGCCCGCAAGAAATTGGAGTCGAAGCGCCTCGACTGGATCGTGGCCAACGAAGTCGGGCAGGCTGGCGCCGGGTTTGCCGCGGATACCAATGAAGTGCTCCTGATTGGGGCAGACGGTTCGTTTAGAAAGATTGGCCCAACGACCAAAAGCGCTATCGCGATCGAATTGATACAGGTGCTGGGTGAGGCACGTGCAATTGTCTCTTACTCTTAA